A stretch of the Aggregicoccus sp. 17bor-14 genome encodes the following:
- a CDS encoding PAS domain S-box protein yields the protein MRLALSALLPVLAALGVSVALQVLAPGMSVPFPLFTAAVMAAAWLGGRRAGFVCTALALLALGLRFVLPRGLLLGDALLLGSFALLGGLASVALGSQRAHTLRMQAERRLLDAVLAQAPVGVIAAEAPGGRVVLYNAASEQVLGHPVIPSEAVTQYARYGGLTADGTPVDPEAYPTARALRGETVRDERMRYLRGDGSETLLQISAAPVREPGGAITAAVCVFTDVSERERAEAQLRASEERYRQIFEAAPQVIWTNRVDGTDTRFNARWRELTGQTPEVSAGVGWQEAIHPEDRPRLRELRAQGIREERPYAVDFRVRTASGRYHWLLARVVPLKGAEGRLEGWLGAGLDIHERKRTEELQRFLSEASATLARALGEREVLEEAVRLAVPELCDWCVVDLNAPGGLQRAAVFHPDPALAEHVETLRRHGPRAGSASPVLEVFRTGRAQLLQPYPEAQLRTHVQNDAHHAAVRALSPESMLVVPLLARERVLGTFVLTRSAGREPYTPEDVALAEDFGRRCGLALDNARLLTELQRSLRTRDDFLSSVAHDLRNPLSVVALRAGMLRAEVERGGIAPERITAAAARIGAASDEMAAMVESLVDLVRSEMGAPPTLRLSLVDLASLARDVAQDLQQQEARTHRLQLSMPATAVKAAVDEVRVRRVLRNLVTNAVKYSPEGREISVRVQERAREGKAGALIEVRDEGMGIPAGDLPHLFGRFFRGENVVGRIPGTGIGLFGARQIVEQHGGSIEVKSVEGEGSTFSVWLPLAAPEAAPTSP from the coding sequence GTGCGCCTGGCGCTGAGCGCGCTGCTGCCGGTGCTCGCCGCGCTGGGGGTGAGCGTGGCGCTGCAGGTGCTCGCGCCCGGGATGAGCGTCCCCTTCCCGCTCTTCACCGCGGCGGTGATGGCGGCCGCCTGGCTCGGGGGGCGGCGCGCGGGGTTCGTCTGCACGGCGCTCGCGCTGCTCGCGCTGGGGCTGCGCTTCGTGCTCCCGCGCGGCCTGCTGCTCGGGGACGCGCTGCTGCTGGGCAGCTTCGCGCTGCTGGGAGGGCTGGCGAGCGTGGCCCTGGGCTCGCAGCGCGCGCACACCCTGCGGATGCAGGCGGAGCGGCGGCTGCTGGATGCGGTGCTCGCGCAGGCGCCCGTGGGGGTCATCGCCGCCGAGGCGCCGGGCGGGCGGGTGGTGCTCTACAACGCCGCGAGCGAGCAGGTGCTGGGCCACCCCGTCATCCCCTCCGAGGCGGTGACGCAGTACGCGCGCTACGGGGGGCTCACCGCGGACGGCACGCCGGTAGACCCCGAGGCCTACCCCACGGCGCGCGCGCTGCGGGGCGAGACCGTGCGCGACGAGCGGATGCGCTACCTGCGCGGCGACGGGAGCGAGACGCTGCTGCAGATCAGCGCGGCGCCGGTGCGCGAGCCCGGCGGCGCCATCACCGCCGCGGTGTGCGTGTTCACGGACGTCTCCGAGCGCGAGCGCGCCGAGGCGCAGCTGCGGGCGAGCGAGGAGCGCTACCGGCAGATCTTCGAGGCCGCGCCCCAGGTCATCTGGACGAACCGCGTGGACGGCACCGACACCCGCTTCAACGCGCGCTGGCGCGAGCTCACCGGTCAGACGCCCGAGGTGAGCGCGGGGGTGGGCTGGCAGGAGGCCATCCATCCCGAGGACCGGCCGCGCCTGCGCGAGCTGCGCGCCCAGGGCATCCGCGAGGAGCGCCCCTACGCGGTGGACTTCCGGGTGCGCACGGCCTCGGGCCGCTACCACTGGCTGCTCGCGCGCGTGGTGCCGCTGAAGGGCGCGGAGGGCCGGCTCGAGGGGTGGCTGGGCGCGGGGCTGGACATCCACGAGCGCAAGCGCACCGAGGAGCTGCAGCGCTTCCTCTCCGAGGCGAGCGCCACGCTGGCGCGCGCGCTGGGCGAGCGCGAGGTGCTCGAGGAGGCGGTGCGGCTCGCGGTGCCCGAGCTGTGCGACTGGTGCGTGGTGGACCTCAATGCGCCCGGTGGCCTGCAGCGCGCGGCGGTGTTCCACCCGGACCCCGCCCTGGCCGAGCACGTGGAGACGCTGCGCCGCCACGGCCCACGCGCAGGCTCCGCCAGTCCCGTGCTCGAGGTGTTCCGCACCGGGCGCGCGCAGCTGCTGCAGCCCTACCCGGAGGCGCAGCTGCGCACCCACGTGCAGAACGACGCGCACCACGCTGCGGTGCGGGCGCTCTCGCCGGAGTCGATGCTGGTGGTGCCGCTGCTCGCGCGCGAGCGGGTGCTGGGCACCTTCGTGCTCACGCGCTCCGCAGGCCGCGAGCCCTACACCCCCGAGGACGTGGCGCTGGCGGAGGACTTCGGGCGGCGCTGCGGGCTCGCGCTGGACAACGCGCGGCTGCTCACCGAGCTGCAGCGCTCGCTGCGCACGCGCGACGACTTCCTCTCGTCAGTCGCGCACGACCTGCGCAACCCGCTGAGCGTGGTGGCGCTGCGCGCGGGCATGCTGCGCGCCGAGGTGGAGCGCGGGGGCATCGCGCCCGAGCGCATCACGGCGGCCGCCGCGCGCATCGGCGCCGCGAGCGACGAGATGGCCGCGATGGTGGAGAGCCTCGTGGACCTGGTGCGCAGCGAGATGGGCGCGCCGCCCACCCTGCGCCTCAGCCTCGTGGACCTGGCCTCGCTCGCGCGGGACGTGGCGCAGGACCTGCAGCAGCAGGAGGCGCGCACGCACCGGCTGCAGCTGAGCATGCCGGCGACCGCGGTGAAGGCCGCGGTGGACGAGGTGCGGGTGCGCCGCGTGCTGCGCAACCTGGTCACCAACGCGGTGAAGTACAGCCCGGAGGGCAGGGAGATCTCCGTGCGCGTGCAGGAGCGCGCGCGCGAGGGGAAGGCGGGCGCGCTCATCGAGGTGCGCGACGAGGGGATGGGCATCCCGGCGGGCGACCTGCCCCACCTCTTCGGCCGCTTCTTCCGCGGCGAGAACGTGGTGGGCCGCATCCCGGGCACCGGCATCGGCCTGTTCGGGGCGCGGCAGATCGTGGAGCAGCACGGCGGCAGCATCGAGGTGAAGAGCGTGGAGGGCGAGGGCAGCACCTTCTCGGTGTGGCTGCCGCTCGCCGCTCCGGAGGCCGCGCCTACTTCGCCTTGA
- a CDS encoding DUF3995 domain-containing protein, whose protein sequence is MVPLALTLAAVLIALALLHVYWAAGGRAGADAAVPEVEGRPAFVPGPNATLLVALGLSAAALTVLGRAHLWLPPWPPPPVFAVGTWVLAALFLLRAVGDLRRVGFFKRVKGTRFARRDTWVYSPLCLAMGLGLVGLALGG, encoded by the coding sequence ATGGTCCCGCTCGCCCTCACGCTCGCCGCCGTCCTCATCGCGCTCGCGCTGCTGCACGTGTACTGGGCCGCGGGCGGGCGCGCGGGCGCGGACGCGGCGGTGCCGGAGGTGGAGGGGCGGCCCGCCTTCGTGCCCGGGCCCAACGCCACGCTGCTCGTGGCGCTGGGGCTCAGCGCCGCGGCGCTCACGGTGCTGGGCCGCGCGCACCTGTGGCTTCCGCCCTGGCCTCCGCCCCCCGTGTTCGCGGTGGGCACCTGGGTGCTCGCTGCGCTCTTCCTCCTGCGCGCCGTGGGGGACCTGCGCCGGGTGGGCTTCTTCAAGCGGGTGAAGGGCACGCGCTTCGCCCGGCGCGACACGTGGGTCTATTCACCTCTGTGCCTCGCGATGGGGCTGGGGCTGGTGGGACTCGCGCTCGGGGGCTAG
- a CDS encoding amidohydrolase family protein, translating to MVIIDSHTHLNRYSAEEPASAAERLALLRAQLEASGVSRALVLGSYAVTPERPGTQELLALVGDDPRFGVVGGVRLGRAREGAWGEELAELRALLRGGRLRGLKIYPGYEPYSAADPELHPVYALAREFRVPVMVHTGDTYARGARVRLAHPLTVDEAAVAFPEVTFVLCHLGNPWFTDAMEVVYKNENVVADISGITLGAFTDRFARLVRRQLDDVLAYLNDPTKLLFGSDWPLSDIPSYLQLVDTLELTPEEREGLLWRNAARVFGWEQELAGAGDAR from the coding sequence GTGGTGATCATCGACAGCCACACCCACCTCAACCGCTACTCCGCCGAGGAGCCCGCGAGCGCCGCCGAGCGGCTCGCGCTGCTGCGCGCGCAGCTCGAGGCGAGCGGAGTCTCCCGCGCGCTGGTGCTCGGCTCCTACGCGGTGACGCCCGAGCGCCCGGGCACGCAGGAGCTGCTCGCGCTGGTGGGCGACGACCCGCGCTTCGGAGTCGTGGGCGGCGTGCGGCTGGGGCGCGCACGAGAAGGGGCATGGGGCGAGGAGCTCGCCGAGCTGCGCGCGCTGCTGCGGGGCGGGCGCCTGCGGGGCCTGAAGATCTACCCGGGCTACGAGCCCTACTCGGCGGCGGACCCGGAGCTGCACCCGGTGTACGCGCTCGCGCGCGAGTTCCGCGTGCCGGTGATGGTGCACACGGGGGACACCTACGCGCGCGGCGCCCGCGTGCGGCTCGCCCATCCGCTCACGGTGGACGAGGCGGCGGTGGCCTTCCCGGAGGTGACCTTCGTGCTCTGCCACCTGGGCAACCCCTGGTTCACCGACGCGATGGAGGTCGTCTACAAGAACGAGAACGTGGTGGCGGACATCTCGGGCATCACCCTGGGCGCCTTCACCGACCGCTTCGCGCGCCTCGTGCGCCGCCAGCTCGACGACGTGCTCGCCTACCTCAACGACCCCACCAAGCTGCTCTTCGGCAGCGACTGGCCCCTCTCGGACATCCCGAGCTACCTGCAGCTGGTGGACACGCTGGAGCTCACCCCCGAGGAGCGCGAGGGGCTGCTGTGGCGCAACGCCGCGCGCGTCTTCGGCTGGGAGCAGGAGCTCGCGGGAGCCGGCGATGCCCGCTGA
- a CDS encoding SRPBCC domain-containing protein, which produces MSAPAATARVTVLVAVAPEVAFEVFTQETDLWWRRGPRFRPGGRRPGVLTFEPGPNGRLFETLEPVAGTGKAAQVLEVGRVLAWEPPRRLHFEWRNTNFAPHEHTEVEVHFEPSPSGTRVTVEHRGWEALRKDHPARHGLEDGPFLRMMGLWWGDLLTALRLHAAARGGGGAAGRD; this is translated from the coding sequence ATGAGCGCGCCCGCGGCGACCGCGCGCGTCACCGTGCTGGTGGCGGTGGCGCCCGAGGTGGCCTTCGAGGTGTTCACGCAGGAGACGGACCTGTGGTGGCGCCGCGGCCCGCGCTTTCGCCCCGGCGGGCGCAGGCCGGGAGTGCTCACCTTCGAGCCCGGACCGAACGGCCGCCTCTTCGAGACGCTCGAGCCGGTGGCCGGCACGGGCAAGGCGGCGCAGGTGCTCGAGGTGGGGCGCGTGCTCGCGTGGGAGCCTCCCCGCCGGCTGCACTTCGAGTGGCGCAACACCAACTTCGCCCCCCACGAGCACACCGAGGTGGAGGTGCACTTCGAGCCCTCGCCGAGCGGCACGCGGGTGACGGTGGAGCACCGCGGCTGGGAGGCGCTGCGCAAGGACCATCCGGCGCGCCACGGGCTGGAGGATGGCCCCTTCCTGCGGATGATGGGCCTGTGGTGGGGGGATCTGCTCACTGCGCTACGCCTGCACGCGGCGGCGCGCGGCGGTGGCGGAGCCGCGGGGAGAGATTGA
- a CDS encoding GNAT family N-acetyltransferase: MPAELPTPRAVEVKDERSPLARHAITLMQEAIGDVHPASYLLGELRDTRQGRAQGGGYHLLALPDPEAPGGEPLAAAAGAYLEAVHAGFVSYLAVREDQRGRGLGRSLREQLVDTFRAQARDAGAGELARVLGEVQQDSAWLRLLVREGRVVPLDFPYFHPWMSRRGEGYYALYLEPLADRRTELPAREAAGLVEAVWRRAYRIRDPVHWETYRYMLRRLEGRTTVGPDPALLRALSS; this comes from the coding sequence ATGCCCGCTGAGCTGCCCACGCCGCGCGCCGTGGAGGTGAAGGACGAGCGCAGCCCGCTCGCGCGCCACGCCATCACCCTGATGCAGGAGGCCATCGGCGACGTGCACCCGGCGAGCTACCTGCTGGGCGAGCTGCGCGACACGCGCCAGGGCCGCGCGCAGGGCGGCGGCTACCACCTGCTCGCGCTGCCGGACCCGGAGGCGCCCGGGGGCGAGCCGCTCGCGGCCGCGGCGGGCGCGTACCTGGAGGCGGTGCACGCGGGCTTCGTCTCCTACCTCGCGGTGCGCGAGGACCAGCGCGGCCGGGGCCTCGGACGCAGCCTGCGCGAGCAGCTGGTGGACACCTTCCGCGCTCAGGCCCGGGACGCGGGCGCAGGCGAGCTCGCGCGCGTGCTGGGCGAGGTGCAGCAGGACAGCGCCTGGCTGCGGCTGCTGGTGCGCGAGGGGCGCGTGGTGCCGCTGGACTTCCCCTACTTCCATCCGTGGATGTCGCGCCGGGGTGAGGGCTACTACGCGCTGTACCTCGAGCCGCTCGCGGACCGGCGCACCGAGCTGCCCGCCCGGGAGGCCGCGGGGCTGGTGGAGGCGGTGTGGCGGCGGGCCTACCGCATCCGCGACCCCGTGCACTGGGAGACCTACCGCTACATGCTGCGCCGGCTGGAGGGGCGCACCACGGTGGGGCCGGACCCCGCCCTGCTGCGCGCGCTCAGCAGCTAG
- a CDS encoding helix-turn-helix transcriptional regulator has translation MSAARKLDQTFAALADPTRRGVVDLLRRRPRRAGELASALETSAPAMSRHLRVLRKSGLVEEQGLEEDARVRVYRLRPEPFHALRDWVEGVEAFWTLELEAFKAHAERTRGREKP, from the coding sequence ATGAGCGCCGCGCGCAAGCTGGACCAGACCTTCGCCGCGCTCGCGGACCCCACGCGCCGCGGCGTGGTGGACCTGCTGCGACGCCGTCCGCGGCGCGCCGGCGAGCTCGCGAGCGCGCTGGAGACGAGCGCCCCCGCGATGAGCCGCCATTTGCGCGTGCTGCGCAAGAGCGGGCTGGTGGAGGAGCAGGGGCTGGAGGAGGACGCGCGCGTGCGCGTCTACCGGCTGCGCCCCGAGCCCTTCCACGCCCTGCGTGACTGGGTGGAGGGCGTGGAGGCGTTCTGGACCCTGGAGCTGGAGGCCTTCAAGGCGCACGCGGAGCGCACGCGCGGCCGGGAGAAGCCATGA
- a CDS encoding catalase has translation MSDEKKKPQGEPTLTLTTRQGHPVYDNQNNRTVGDRGPTVLENYHFLEKITHFDRERIPERVVHARGAGAHGYFEAYGTVGKEKVSRYTRAKLFQQKGQRTPLFVRFSSVIHGGHSPETLRDPRGFAVKFYTEDGNWDLVGNNLQIFFIRDAMKFPDVVHAFKPDPVTNRQDPRRIFDFISLSPSAMHMITWLFSPWGIPANYREMRGSGVHAYKWVNDQGVATLVKYHFIPKGGERNLTQEQAQAIQAKDFNHATADLYDSIEKGQFPEWELQVQLMEDGEHPELDWDPLDPTKIWPPDKFPLLPVGRMVLDRNPTNYFAEVEQVCFGTGVLVDGMDFSDDKLLQGRTFSYSDTQRYRVGPNYLQLPINAPKVKVNTNQRDGQMAFYQDSLENGANPSVNYEPSMHASPRTPEQPYKNHHPTVSGQVVRKEISRPNNYTQAGERYRSFEAWERDELIQNLVGALKVCDRAIQDRMVHHLTQCDPDYGRRVAEGLGLKAK, from the coding sequence ATGAGCGACGAGAAGAAGAAGCCGCAGGGCGAGCCGACGCTGACCTTGACCACCCGCCAGGGCCACCCGGTCTACGACAACCAGAACAACCGCACGGTGGGCGACCGCGGCCCGACGGTGCTCGAGAACTACCACTTCCTCGAGAAGATCACGCACTTCGACCGCGAGCGCATCCCCGAGCGCGTGGTGCACGCGCGCGGCGCGGGCGCCCACGGCTACTTCGAGGCCTACGGCACGGTGGGCAAGGAGAAGGTCTCCAGGTACACGCGCGCGAAGCTGTTCCAGCAGAAGGGCCAGCGCACGCCGCTCTTCGTGCGCTTCAGCTCCGTCATCCACGGTGGCCACAGCCCCGAGACGCTGCGCGACCCGCGCGGCTTCGCGGTCAAGTTCTACACCGAGGACGGCAACTGGGACCTGGTGGGCAACAACCTGCAGATCTTCTTCATCCGCGACGCGATGAAGTTCCCGGACGTGGTGCACGCCTTCAAGCCGGACCCGGTGACCAACCGCCAGGACCCGCGGCGCATCTTCGACTTCATCAGCCTGTCGCCCAGCGCGATGCACATGATCACCTGGCTGTTCAGCCCGTGGGGCATCCCGGCGAACTACCGCGAGATGCGCGGCTCGGGCGTGCACGCGTACAAGTGGGTGAACGACCAGGGCGTGGCGACGCTGGTGAAGTACCACTTCATCCCCAAGGGCGGAGAGCGCAACCTCACCCAGGAGCAGGCCCAGGCCATCCAGGCGAAGGACTTCAACCACGCGACGGCGGACCTGTACGACAGCATCGAGAAGGGGCAGTTCCCGGAGTGGGAGCTGCAGGTGCAGCTGATGGAGGACGGCGAGCACCCGGAGCTGGACTGGGATCCGCTGGACCCCACCAAGATCTGGCCGCCGGACAAGTTCCCGCTGCTGCCCGTGGGGCGCATGGTGCTGGACAGGAACCCCACCAACTACTTCGCCGAGGTGGAGCAGGTCTGCTTCGGCACCGGCGTGCTGGTGGACGGCATGGACTTCAGCGACGACAAGCTGCTGCAGGGCCGCACCTTCAGCTACTCGGACACGCAGCGCTACCGCGTGGGGCCCAACTACCTGCAGCTGCCCATCAACGCGCCCAAGGTGAAGGTGAACACCAACCAGCGCGACGGGCAGATGGCCTTCTACCAGGACAGCCTCGAGAACGGCGCGAACCCCAGCGTGAACTACGAGCCGAGCATGCACGCCTCCCCGCGCACGCCCGAGCAGCCGTACAAGAACCACCACCCCACCGTGTCCGGGCAGGTGGTGCGCAAGGAGATCAGCCGGCCGAACAACTACACCCAGGCCGGCGAGCGCTACCGCAGCTTCGAGGCGTGGGAGCGCGACGAGCTCATCCAGAACCTCGTCGGCGCGCTGAAAGTGTGCGACCGCGCGATCCAGGACCGCATGGTGCACCACCTCACCCAGTGCGACCCGGACTACGGCCGCCGCGTGGCGGAGGGGCTGGGGCTCAAGGCGAAGTAG
- a CDS encoding ATP-binding protein, protein MPPIPPERQLHFLADATERLVSTLDVEGVLAEVMRLAVPELADYSGAYLADPEGPPGSGRTLCVAHRDPEKVALVRALEQRYPRGPEAPGGIAETLRTGRTQVYPAIPAEAVEAGARDAEHLALLQALAPRALLIVALRARGRVLGALALMQAESGRSFGPGSIQLVEELARRASLSLDNALLYREAREAQARAEQLQAITAALAGASRSVEVAEAIIEVGLRAVGATRGSVSLLEGDSFEVLRTFGYDPLTVQTFLRAPLTSMPPAAEAARQRSALWWRSFEEYAAAYPELAGWARNHGPGARAVLPLRVEQRVIGFIWLTWELPRSVSAVERAHIESMVHQCAQALERTRLHDALSESERRLRALAESMPQIVWVTDAAGRVEYFNRPWYALTGRSEEESLGDAWAEALHAEDRPRVIEAWKAAVRTHSPYEQEFRCRSTDGSWRWMLSRARPERSPSGELLRWYGTSTDITERKLAEEFQEQLIGIVGHDVRSPLSAITMSARQLEALVAEPRARHVVERVQRGAWRIEQVIRLLLDFTRARLGNGIPLVRRDAEVCDLLARVADEFRAAQPSRVVQVRCSAPLHAQVDGERLFQVLANLVENGLKYGRADAPVTATARAEAGDLVLEVHNEGEPLPAALLPRLFQPFSRGAQTEETVKVSLGLGLFIVREIVRAHEGSVQVRSSAEAGTTFTVRLPGALRPG, encoded by the coding sequence GTGCCCCCCATCCCTCCCGAGCGCCAGCTGCACTTCCTCGCGGACGCGACCGAGCGGCTCGTGTCCACGCTGGACGTGGAGGGGGTGCTGGCCGAGGTGATGCGCCTCGCGGTGCCGGAGCTCGCGGACTACAGCGGCGCCTACCTCGCGGACCCGGAGGGCCCACCGGGCAGCGGGCGCACGCTGTGCGTGGCGCACCGCGACCCCGAGAAGGTGGCGCTGGTGCGCGCCCTCGAGCAGCGCTACCCGCGAGGGCCCGAGGCCCCGGGCGGCATCGCCGAGACGCTGCGCACCGGGCGCACCCAGGTCTACCCCGCCATTCCCGCCGAGGCGGTGGAGGCGGGCGCGCGCGACGCGGAGCACCTCGCGCTCTTGCAGGCGCTCGCGCCGCGCGCCCTGCTCATCGTGGCGCTGAGGGCGCGCGGCCGGGTGCTCGGCGCGCTCGCCCTGATGCAGGCGGAGAGCGGGCGCAGCTTCGGGCCGGGCTCCATCCAGCTGGTGGAGGAGCTCGCGCGCCGCGCCAGCCTCTCGCTGGACAACGCGCTGCTCTACCGCGAGGCGCGCGAGGCCCAGGCGCGCGCCGAGCAACTGCAGGCCATCACCGCCGCGCTCGCGGGCGCCTCGCGCTCGGTGGAGGTGGCGGAGGCGATCATCGAGGTGGGGCTGCGCGCGGTGGGCGCCACCCGGGGCAGCGTCTCGCTGCTCGAAGGCGACAGCTTCGAGGTGCTGCGCACCTTCGGGTACGACCCCCTCACCGTCCAGACCTTCCTGCGCGCGCCGCTCACCTCCATGCCGCCCGCGGCCGAGGCCGCCCGGCAGCGCAGCGCGCTGTGGTGGCGCTCCTTCGAGGAGTACGCGGCCGCCTACCCGGAGCTCGCCGGCTGGGCGCGCAACCACGGGCCGGGCGCGCGCGCCGTGCTCCCGCTGCGGGTGGAGCAGCGGGTCATCGGCTTCATCTGGCTCACCTGGGAGCTGCCGCGCAGCGTGAGCGCCGTGGAGCGCGCGCACATCGAGTCCATGGTGCACCAGTGCGCGCAGGCGCTCGAGCGCACGCGCCTGCACGACGCGCTGAGCGAGAGCGAGCGCCGGCTGCGGGCGCTCGCCGAGAGCATGCCGCAGATCGTCTGGGTGACGGACGCGGCGGGGCGGGTGGAGTACTTCAACCGCCCCTGGTACGCGCTCACCGGCCGCAGCGAGGAGGAGTCGCTCGGGGACGCGTGGGCCGAGGCCCTGCACGCGGAGGACCGCCCCCGGGTGATCGAGGCCTGGAAGGCGGCGGTGCGCACGCACTCCCCCTACGAGCAGGAGTTCCGCTGCCGCAGCACGGACGGCAGCTGGCGCTGGATGCTCTCGCGGGCGAGGCCCGAGCGCTCGCCCTCGGGCGAGCTCCTGCGCTGGTACGGGACCAGCACGGACATCACCGAGCGCAAGCTGGCGGAGGAGTTCCAGGAGCAGCTCATCGGCATCGTGGGGCACGACGTGCGCAGCCCGCTGTCCGCCATCACCATGAGCGCGCGCCAGCTGGAAGCGCTGGTGGCCGAGCCGCGCGCGCGGCACGTGGTGGAGCGGGTGCAGCGCGGCGCCTGGCGCATCGAGCAGGTCATCCGGCTGCTGCTGGACTTCACCCGCGCCCGCCTGGGCAACGGCATCCCGCTGGTGCGCCGCGACGCGGAGGTGTGCGACCTGCTCGCGCGCGTGGCGGACGAGTTCCGGGCGGCCCAGCCCTCGCGCGTGGTGCAGGTACGCTGCAGCGCGCCCCTGCACGCGCAGGTGGACGGCGAGCGGCTCTTCCAGGTGCTCGCCAACCTGGTGGAGAACGGGCTCAAGTATGGGCGCGCGGACGCGCCCGTCACCGCGACCGCACGCGCCGAGGCGGGGGACCTGGTGCTCGAGGTACACAACGAGGGCGAGCCGCTGCCGGCCGCGCTGTTGCCGCGCCTCTTCCAGCCCTTCAGCCGGGGCGCACAGACGGAGGAGACCGTGAAGGTGAGCCTCGGGCTGGGGCTGTTCATCGTGCGCGAGATCGTGCGCGCGCACGAGGGCAGCGTGCAGGTGCGCTCGAGCGCCGAGGCGGGCACCACCTTCACCGTGCGGCTGCCAGGGGCGCTGCGCCCCGGGTGA
- a CDS encoding VOC family protein, with protein sequence MRNPPADWPRISTSLHYESAAKAIDWLERAFGFEVRLKVEGEGGRIEHSELVYGGGVVMVGDAKGKPWHKSPRQLGGANTQALFVYVDDVEAHCARARAAGAKVLSEPKTTDYGEDYWVDRGYEAEDLEGHHWYFAQRLSGGAQGR encoded by the coding sequence ATGCGCAATCCCCCCGCCGACTGGCCCCGCATCTCCACTTCGCTGCACTACGAGAGCGCCGCGAAGGCGATCGACTGGCTGGAGCGCGCCTTCGGCTTCGAGGTGCGGCTGAAGGTGGAGGGCGAGGGCGGGCGCATCGAGCACTCGGAGCTGGTGTACGGCGGCGGGGTGGTGATGGTGGGGGACGCGAAGGGGAAGCCCTGGCACAAGAGCCCCCGGCAGCTGGGGGGCGCCAACACCCAGGCGCTCTTCGTGTACGTGGACGACGTGGAGGCCCACTGCGCCCGCGCGCGCGCCGCCGGCGCGAAGGTGCTCAGCGAGCCCAAGACTACCGACTACGGCGAGGACTACTGGGTGGACCGCGGCTACGAGGCCGAGGACCTCGAGGGGCACCACTGGTACTTCGCGCAGCGCCTGTCCGGAGGAGCGCAGGGGCGATGA